In the genome of Streptomyces sp. NBC_00259, the window CGGCCGTACTGCGCTTCTCCCGGGTGGCGTTCTGGTCCGTCGTGGTCCTCGCCGCCACCGGGCTGTACCAGTCCTGGCGGCAGGTCGGCTCCTGGTCGGCGCTCACCGGCACGTCGTACGGGCGGCTGCTGCTGCTCAAGATCGGGCTGGTCGGCGTCCTGGTCGGCGTCGCATGGATCTCGCGGCGGTGGACGGCACGGCTGTCGGAGACGGGCACGGACGCCCATGCCGACACCGAAGCGGAAGCGGAAGCGATCGCGGACACGGAAGCCGTCGGCGACGCGGGTGCCGGCGCCGCGACGACCGATGCCCCACAGGCGTCCGACGATCCCGTACGCGCCGCCCAACTGGCCCGCCAGCAGGCCGCGGTGGCGACGGCGAAGCGCAAGCGGATCAAGGACGCCGACCCGGAGCGTGCCGGACTGCGCCGCTCCGTACTGACCGAGGCCGGTGTCGCCGTCGTGCTCCTCGCCGTGACGACCGTCCTGACGTCGACCGAGCCCGGCCGTACGGAGGAACAGGCCGCCCGGGCGGGCGGCTCTCAGGCCTCCACCGCCGTACCGGACCGGCCCGTCGACATCACCCTGCCCTTCGACACCGGCGGCACGGACGGCAAGGGCACCGCCCGGCTGACCCTCTCCCCGGGCCGGTCGGGCGCCAACGAGCTGCATCTCTGGGTCAACCGCCCCAACGGCCGTCCCCTGGACGCGCCCGAGGTCAAGGTCGCCTTCACCCTGACCGCCGAGAAGATCGGCCCGCTGCCGGTCGTACCCGACCGCGTCGCGACCGGCCACTGGAGTGCGAGCAACCTCCAGATCCCGCTGCCGGGCGAGTGGCGGGTCCAGATCACCGTGCGGACGTCCGACATCGACCAGGCGACCGTCGAGAAGAACGTGAAGGTCGGCTGACGTGACGAGCGGAAGCAGCGTGACCAGCGAGAACAACCTGAGCAGCACGAGCAGTGGAAACAGTGCGAGCAGTAGGAACGGCATGAGCGACATCGAGATCTCGCGACGCAGGCTCCTCGGCACCGTGGGCGCCGCAGGCGCGACCGGCATCGCCCTGGGCGCCGTCAGCGGTGCCGCCGGATACGTGGCAGCCGCCGGCGACCCGGCGACCGCCCTGGCGACGGTCGGTTCCGCCAGCGAGGCCTTCCACGGCGAGCACCAGGCGGGCATCACCACCCCCCTGCAGTCCCGCGGCCATCTGATCGCCTTCGACCTGGCGCCGGGTGCGGGCCGCAAGGAAGCGGTCGCCCTGATGCGCCGGTGGTCGGCGACCGCGGCCCGGCTGATGGCGGGCGAACCGGCCGGCGACGGCGACACGGGTGTCGCGCTCGACGCCGGCCCCTCCTCGCTCACTCTCACCTTCGGCTTCGGCCGGACCTTCTTCGACCGCACCAAGCTGACCGCGCGGCGCCCCGTCGCACTCGATCCGCTGCCCGCGTTCTCCAGCGACCAGCTCGATCCGCGCCGCTCCGACGGCGATCTGTGGGTGCAGATCGGCGCCGACGACGCGCTCGTCGCCTTCCACGCGCTGCGCGCCGTGCAGAAGGACGCGGGCGAGGCGGCGCGGGTGCGCTGGCAGATGAACGGCTTCAACCGGTCGCCCGGCGCGACCGCGGAGCCGATGACCGCACGCAATCTGATGGGCCAGGTCGACGGCACCCGCAATCCGAAGCCGTCCGAGGCGGACTTCGACCGCCGGATCTTCGTCCCGTCCGCCGGCGCCGAGGGTCCGTACGCATGGATGGCGGGCGGCTCGTACGCCGTCGTACGCCGTATCCGCATGCTGCTCGACGACTGGGAGAAGCTGCCCCTGAAGGAACAGGAGCAGGTGATCGGACGCCGCAAGTCGGACGGCGCGCCCCTGACCGGCGGCAGCGAGACGACCGAGCTCGATCTCGACAGGACCGGCCCCGACGGCACCCTGGTCATCCCGGCCAACGCCCACGCCCGGATCTCCGCACCGGAGCAGAACGCCGGCGCGGCCATGCTGCGCAGGCCGTACTCGTACCACGACGGCATCGCGGCGGACGGCACACCCGACGCCGGGCTGCTCTTCGTCTGCTGGCAGGCGGACCCGCTCAGGGGCTTCGTGCCCGTCCAGCGCAAGCTCGACCGTGGTGACGCGCTGTCCCCGTTCATCCGCCACGAGGCGAGCGGTCTCTTCGCCGTGCCCGGTGGGCCCGGCAGCGGCGAGTACGTCGGCCAGCGGCTGCTGGAATCGTGACGCGAGCGGCCCAAGGGTGGAGCGCACTAGGGTGACGAGTATGTCCGCCACGCGCTACACCTATCTCGGCCCCGAGGGCACCTTCACGGAGGCCGCCCTGCGCACCCTCCCGGAAGCCGCGACCCGGGAACTCGTCCCGATGGTGTCCGTACCGGCCGCCCTCGACGCCGTGCGCAACGGTGAGGCCGCGGCCGCGCTCGTGCCGATCGAGAACTCGGTGGAGGGCGGCGTCACCGCGACCCTCGACGAACTGGCCTCGGGCGAACCGCTGATGATCTACCGCGAGGTGCTGCTGCCGATCACCTTCGCCCTGCTCGTACGGCCGGGTACGAAGCTGTCGGACGTGAAGACGGTGACCGGTCACCCCGTCGCCCAGCCTCAGGTGCGCAACTGGCTGCGCGCCCATCTGCCCGACGCGCTGTGGGAGTCGGCGGCGTCGAACGCGGACGGTGCCCGGCTGGTCCAGGAGGGCCGGTTCGACGCGGCCTTCGCGGGTGAGTTCGCGGCGGCGACGTACGGGCTCGAGGCGCTGGTCACCGAGATCCACGACGCGCAGAACGCGGAGACGCGCTTCGTGCTGGTGGGCCGTCCGGCCCGGCCCGCGGCCCCGACCGGCGCGGACAAGACGTCGGTGGTCATCTGGCAGCGCGACGACCACCCGGGCGCGCTGCTGGAGCTGCTCCAGGAGTTCGCGGTGCGCGGGGTCAACCTGATGCTGCTCCAGTCACGCCCCACGGGCGCGGGCATCGGGAACTACTGCTTCGCGATCGACGCCGAGGGCCATGTCTCGGACCGCCGGGTCGGCGAGGCGCTGATGGGGCTGAAGCGCATCTGTCCCCAGGTGCGGTTCCTGGGGTCGTATCCGCAGGCGGGGGTGTCCGCTTCCGGGAGCACGGGGCGCACGCCGCGGCCCGGGACGTCGGACGCGGAGTTCGTGGCCGCGGCCGACTGGCTGGCGCGCTGCCAGGACGGCCGCGCGTAACCCTGCGTTTGCTTCGTCCGGCGCTGTCCGGATCTTCTTCCTACTTTTCGTTACCCACAGAGTTATCCACAGGGCTGCTTCTCTATCTGGGGACAAGTCGACAACGTAACCAGGCACAGTCGACAAATCGCCCCAGTCGCCTCACATCCGTCCACAGCACGGCCGGTCAGCCCCTGTCAGCCCAATTCCTTTGATCAACTCTTTGGAGCGAGGAAGTGCGAGGAATTCCCACTCGAACGAGTGCGTGGGCCATGTTTGGCGAGGGAATCCACTCGATCTCCTCGATGCATTCGGAATGATCAGTTCCGTAGTCCACAGGCCGACCCCACACCCTGTGGATAACTTGCCGGAGGCGCCCTCCCCTGTGGACAACGGCCCCCGAGTTCCGCACTCCACGGCACTCACGGGTCAATGAGGGGCGGCACTTGCCCCATTTCGGCGACCGGTATCCCGTTCATTGACGGATGTCGGCCCGGATTCACCGCATCTTTCCTCAATTCCGGCAATTCGGGCAAAGCGCCACACGATCAATATCAACTGGGGTGGCGGGAGTCCGCACCGGTAGCCTGGTGGGGTGATTGACCTTCGCCTGCTCCGTGAGGACCCCGACCGTGTTCGCGCCTCCCAGCGCGCCCGTGGAGAGGACGTCGAACTCGTCGACGCCCTGCTCTCCGCCGATGAGCGGCGCAGGTCGTCCGGCGTCCGCTTCGACGAACTCCGCTCCGAGCAGAAGTCGCTCGGCAAGCTCATCCCCAAGGCGTCTCCGGACGAGCGCACCGAGCTGCTGAAGAAGGCCGAACAGCTCAAGACCGACGTCAAGGCCGCCGAGGCCGAGCAGAACGAGGCCGACGAGGAGACCCGTCGGCTGCTGCTCCGGCTGGGCAATCTGATCCACCCGGACGTCCCCGTCGGCGGCGAGGAGGACTTCGTCGTCCTGGAGACGCACGGCACGATCCGCGACTTCGGCGCCGAGGGCTTCGAGCCCAAGGACCACCTGGAGCTCGGCGAGGCGCTCGGCGCCATCGACGTCGAGCGAGGGGCGAAGGTGTCGGGCTCGCGCTTCTACTACCTGACGGGTGTCGGCGCGCTCCTGGAGCTCGCCCTCGTCAACGCGGCGATCGCGCAGGCGACGGAGGCCGGCTTCATCCCGATGCTGACCCCGGCGCTGGTCCGGCCGCGCGCCATGGAGGGCACCGGCTTCCTGGGCCAGGCCGCGGAGAACGTGTACCACCTGGAGAAGGACGACTACTACCTGGTCGGCACCTCCGAGGTCCCGCTCGCGGCGTACCACATGGACGAGATCCTCGACGCCGACAAGCTGCCGCTGCGGTACGCGGGCTTCTCCCCGTGCTTCCGCCGCGAGGCCGGTACGTACGGCAAGGACACGCGTGGCATCTTCCGCGTCCACCAGTTCGACAAGGTCGAGATGTTCTCGTACATCGACCCGGACGACGCCGAGAACGAGCACAAGCGGCTGCTGGACTGGGAGAAGCAGTGGCTGACCGCCCTGGAGCTGCCGTTCCAGGTGATCGACGTCGCGTCGGGCGATCTGGGCGCGTCGGCGTCGCGGAAGTTCGACTGCGAGGCGTGGATCCCGACCCAGGGCAAGTACCGCGAGCTGACGTCGGCGTCCAACTGCGACGGGTTCCAGGCGCGCCGGCTGTCGGTGCGGATGCGTGACGGAAAGAAGGTCAAGCCGCTCGCGACGCTGAACGGCACGCTGTGCGCCGTGCCGCGCACGATCGTGGCGATCCTGGAGAACCACCAGCTGGCGGACGGTTCGGTGCGGGTGCCCGAGGTGCTCCGGCCGTACCTCGGTGGCCGTGAGGTCCTGGAGCCGATCGCCAAGTGAGCTTTCCGTACCGCCTGATCGCCACGGATCTCGACGGGACGCTGCTGCGCTCCGACGAAACGATCTCGGAGCGCACGCGCGACGCGCTCGCCGCCGCCACGGCGGCGGGCGCCGCGCACATCGTCGTCACGGGGCGGGCCGTCCCGTGGACCCGGCACATCCTGGACGACCTGGGCTATCAGGGCCTCGCGGTCTGCGGTCAGGGCGCGCAGGTGTACCACGCGGGCGAGCACAAGCTGCTGACGTCGGTGACCCTGGACCGGCAGCTCGCGGGGCTCGCGCTCTCGAAGCTGGAGGCGGAGGTCGGCCCGCTGGCCGTCGCGGCCAGCCGGGACGGCCTCGACGGGAACGTGATCGTCAGCCCCGGCTATCAGCTCCAGGAAGGCCCGCTGCCGGTCGTCCCGTTCGACGACCCGGCCGAGCTGTGGTCCGCGCCGTTGAACAAGCTCTACATCCAGCACCCGGGCCTCGACGACGACACGTTGACCCGCGTCGCCCGGCAGACGGTCGGCGGCCTGGTGGACGTGGTGATGGCGGGCGCCGGGATCGTCGAGATCCTCCCGCTCGGTCTGAGCAAGGCCACCGGGCTCTCCCTGGCGGCGCGCCGCCTGGGCGTGAAGTCCACGCAGACCATCGCGTTCGGCGACATGCCCAACGACATCCCCATGTTCGGCTGGGCGGCGCACGGCGTGGCCATGGCCAACGCCCACGACGAACTCAAGGCCGTGGCCCACGAGATCACGGCGTCGAACGAGCACGACGGCATCGCCGTGGTCCTGGAAGAGCTCATGCGCCGGTCGTGAGCGGCCGTTCCACCGGGATCGTGGGGCTCCGCACCGTGGGCACGGCACTCGGGGATGCCTTCAGGGTCAAGCCCGTCGGCAGCGTGCGGGCCCGCCCGTGGGACCCAAGGGGTTCCGGCCTCCTGCCGGAGGCGATACGCGGAGGATGCGCGGATCGAACGCGCGCGGGGTTGACCCCGACGACGGCTTAGCAAGCCGCTGCCTTACCACTCGGCCAATCCTCCGGGAGGGCGGCCCGCGCAGATGCGCGCTCGAAGCGGCCGCCCGGGCAGCATGCGGTCGGCGGCTCTACGGAGTCCGATGATTACTCCGAAGCCTGCCGTGCGCTGCCCTGCTGGGAGCTCGACGGACTCGTACTCTCGGTCATCGCCGCGCCCCTCCCCGGTCTCGAAACGGCTTCGTCGCACATGTGCGCGACTGCCAGAACCACTGTGCCCCGCCACGGCAGTTCCGTGCCACCGAATATCCGGCCTCAGTCCTTGTCCTTGCGCCGCCGCCACAGCCCTCGGCGCCGTCTGCGCGCCCGGCTCCAGAACCAGCCCGCCGGTGGTTCGTCGGACCGCCACGGCTGCGGCTCGGGCGCCGAGCCCCGCCACCGCGCGGCGAGCATCCGGGCCCGGGCGGACGGCTCGGCGGTCTCCGCGCCTCGTACGAAGTCCTCGTCGAGGACGGCCTTGTCCCAGGCGTCGTCCCGGGCGTGGTCCCGGGCCTCGTTCCGGGCGTCCTCCCCGGACTGCGGATCCTGCCCCGGATCCTGCCCCGGACCGTGTCCTGGATCGGGCCCCTCTCCCTGTCCCGGTTTCGGCTCCTCGGACATGGCGATTCCTCCTCTCCCCCAGTGTCCTCACGCACGCGTCAAACGCGTGTGAGAACGAGAACGCCCCCGGGAAGGCCCCTCGGGACCGTTCCCGGGGGCCGCCCCCGCCTGCTGTTCCTACTCCTCGCCCGCCAGCGTCAGCGTCCGCAGCTTCTGCCCGGCGTATCCCGTGGCCAGCAGCGTGACGCCCACGAGCAGCGCCACCGCGAGCGGCAGCCCCACATCGGAGGTGATCATCCCTTCGCCGCCGATCTTCTCGGCGAGGGCCAGCGACCACTGCTGGACGCTGAGTGTCCGCGCGCCCGGTACCAGGCTGCCGAAGAGCGTCTCCCACACCAGCGCGTAGACCAGACCGATGACGACCGCGTGCCGGCTGATCGTGCCGAGCAGCAGGAACAACGCGGCGTACGCGATCGACGCGACCAGCGCCGCGACGGTGTAGGCCATCGCGATCTGCTGTCCGTTGCCGTTGAGGATGTATCCGGCGATGAAGGTGGGGATCGCGGAGAACGCCATCGTCACGGCGATCGCCACGATCAGCTTGGTGATGATGATCGTCGGCCGCTTCACCGGCTTGGCCAGCAGATAGACGATCGAGCCGTCATCGATCTCGGGCCCGATCGCACCCGTGCCGGCGATCACACCGATCAGCGGCACCATCGTGGCGATGGCGAATCCGCCCAGCACGTCGGCGGCGATCTGGTCGTCCACCCCGTTGAAGGCCCGTACCGCAGCGGCGATGAGCAGCAGCAGCCCCGGGAGGATGAAGAGGACCGCAGCACGGCGACGGCCGAGAAGGGCCCGGTAGGTGAGCCGGGCGACTGTCGGGTTGTACATGTCGAAGGCTCCTTTCAGGCCTAGGCGGCAACGAGGTAGGAGAAGACCGACTCGAGGGACTCGTCCGAGGGCGAGACCGTCAGCAGCCGGATGGAGTGCTCACGGGCGACCTTCGGCAGCAGTTCCGTGAACCGCCCGAAGTCGACCGCCTGGATCCGCAACGCGCCCTCCTGGAGGTCCACTTCGATGCCGGCCGTCGACGGGTCGGCGATCAGCGCGGCGGCGAGTGCCCGGTCGTCGCTGGAGCGGACCAGGTAGCGGTGCGGCCGGTCGGTCATCAGCCGGCGGATCTTGCGGAAGTCGCCGCTCGCCGCGTGCCGTCCCGCGACGATCACCTCGATGTGCGAGGCGAGCTGCTCGACCTCCTCCAGGATGTGGGACGAGAACAGGACCGTGCGGCCCTCCGCGCCCATCCGCCGGAGCAGGTCCATGAGCTGCATGCGCTGGCGCGGGTCCATGCCGTTGAAGGGCTCGTCGAGGAGCAGCACGCTCGGGTCGTGCACGAGCGCGGACGCCATCTTCACGCGCTGGCGCATGCCCTTGCTGTACGTCGCGATCTTGCGGTCCTGCGCCGGCTCCATCTCCACCGTGGCCAGCGCGTGCTGGGCTTCCTTCGCGCCCAGTCCGTGCAGTTCGGCGTTGGCGACGACGAATTCCCGCCCCGTCAGGAAGTCGTACATCGCCTCGCGCTCGGGCACGACACCGATCTGCCGGTAGACCGTCTCGTTGCGCCAGATCGTCTGCCCGTCGAGGGTGACCGTGCCTGTGGAGGGGGCGAGGAATCCACCCATCATGTTGATGAGCGTGGACTTGCCGGCCCCGTTGGGTCCGAGGAGCCCGGTGACGCCCGGTCCGATGGTCATGGTCACGTCGTTGACGGCGACCACGTTGCCGAACCAGCGCGACGCGTGGTCGATGTTGATCGTTGTCACAGCCCGACCTTTCGGTAGCGGCGCATCAGGACGCCGTAGGAGCCGGCGATGAGCGCGAGGACGACCAGCAGATAGACCACGCCGGCCCCCGTCCCCGGCCCCTGCCCGCCCGGGTAGGAGGTGGTCGCGCCGAGGAAGGCGGTCTGCACTCCGTCGATGAGGGTGATGGGTGAGAAGAGGCCCAGCCACTCCACGACACCCTCGGACCCGGTCTCGTAGGCGATGGCCTGGAGCGTGGAGACCGCGCCGTAGGTGATCGTCAGGGTGGCGATGACGGCGGCGACGCCGAAGCCCCTGCGCGGGGTGAGCGCGGCCATGACGAGGCCGAGACCGCCGAAGAAGAGCGAGAGGAGTGCCACGGAGACCAGTCCCTGTGCGAATCCCTTGCTCTGCTCGGCGAAGTCCATCTTCGCCAGCAGCGAGCCGATGTAGAGGATCACCAGCGGGGTGGCGGTGAGGACGAACAGCGCCGAGGCCATCGCTCCGAGCTTGGCGAGGACGTAGTCGACGCGTTCGATGGGCCGCGAGAAGTACAGGGGCACGGTCTTGAAGCGCAGGTCCCGGGACACGGACTGGGGTGCCTGAGCGGCGAGGAAGAGGCCGATGACCGCCTGGGTGACGATCGCGTAGCGCGTGTAGTCGAGCGGCAGTTCCTTCATCTTCGTGGCCACCGCGACGGCGACGACGATCGCCGCCGGCACGCACATCACCGCGAAGAGGATCATCGGCAGCACCTTGGACTTGGCGGAGCGGCCGAGTCCGTAGGCGCCGCGCAGCGACTGTGTGTAGAGCGAGCGCCGCGCGTAGGCACGGCCGAGCCGGGCGCCGTCGTAGTTGCGGTATCCGATGTTGTGGATACGGGACGTCTCGGTGGTCATCGGACCGGCACCTCCATGGGCTGGGCCGCTGCCTCCGGGCGGAAGACCTCCGCGATGTGGTGGCGGCGCTGTTCCATCCGTACGAGGCCGAGGCCCAGGGCGGCGACGGTGTCGCGGACGGTGTCGTACGTCTCCTCGCCGGTCGCCTCCAGCAGCAGGATGTGGCCCGCTCCGGGCAGACCTTCCTCTACCCCGGCGTGCAGGGTGACGCCCGCGGCCGTCAGGGCCTCGCGGAGCGCGGCGGTCCCGTCGGGGTGGGTGTCGGAGTCGGTGACCTCGACCGCGAGGGTGGTCGTGATCTGGGTGAAGTCGCTGGTGGAGCTGGAGCGCAGCAGCCGGCCGCCGTCGACGACCACGACGTGGTCGCAGGTGCGTTCCAGCTCGCCGAGCAGATGGGACGTGACCAGGACCGAGATGCCGAAGTCCGTGTACACGCGGCGGATCAGGCCGAGCATCTCGTCGCGGCCGACCGGGTCGAGGCCGTTGGTCGGCTCGTCGAGGAGGACCAGCTGGGGGTCGTGGACGAGGGCCTGCGCGAGTTTGACGCGCTGCTTCATGCCGGTCGAGTAGCCGCCGATGGGGCGGTACCGCTCCTCGTAGAGGCCGACGTGGCGCAGGGTGTCGGCGGTGCGCTCGCGCGCCGCGGTCGGCGGGAGTCCGGACATGCGCGCCATGTGGACGACGAACTCGGTGGCCGAGACGTCGGGCGGCAGACAGTCGTGCTCGGGCATGTAGCCGACGCGCTCACGGATGACGGCACCGGAGGTGGTGACGTCGAGGCCGAGCACTTCGGCACGGCCTTCCGTGGCGGGGGACAGACCCAGCAGGATCTTGATCAGTGTGGACTTGCCGGCTCCGTTGGCGCCCACGAGTCCGGTCACACCGGGCCCGATGTCCAGGGAGAGCCGGTCAAGCGCGGTCACCCGGGGGAACCGCTTGCTCAGGCTTTCGGTCACGATCACAGTCACGTTTCGAAGGTAGTGGCGCACACCACAGGGGGCGTCAACCCTGGCGGCTGGTTCCGCATCCGACTCCAGGCGTACGGACCCGTAGGGGGCAACTCCGGAGGAGGACCTGCGGGGCCCTGCCGCGGGCCCGGCGTCGGGGTTGTCCACAGGCCGGTGCGGGGCTCTTGACGCAGCCGCCGGGCATTGTCACATTCATCAGTGTCAAGTTACGAGCACGTACCGCACACGAAAACGGGACGGGACGGGTGGCATGACCTCAGCAGTGACGAGGGAACGAACCGCGGAGCTGCGGGGGTTCCGGGAAGTGCAGCGCCTGGCCTACGAGTGCGCGGAGGCCGTCGCGGCGCAGCTGGGGCCCGGGGTGACCGAGCGCGAGGCCGCCCGGATGCAGCGTGAGTGGCTTCGCGAGCGCGGTGTGCGGGACTGGTTCCATCTGCCCTTCGCCTGGTTCGGCGACCGTACGGCGTTCGCCGGCTTCCGGATACCGCTGCAGTTCTTCCCCACCGGCCGGAGGCTGGAGGCGGGCATGCCCTTCATCCTCGACATGGCGCCGGTCTTCAAGGGCTTCACGGCCGACGTCGGCTATTCGGGCTGCCTTGGACCGCACCCCCTGCACGACAGGCTCCTCGCCGATCTCCGGGCGCATCGCGAGCTGATCCTGCGCGAGGTGCGCGAGCGCCGTTCCCTGCGCGAGATCTACGAGGACGTGGACCGGCTGATGGTCCGGCAGGGGTACGCCAATCGGCATCGGGAGTATCCGTTCGGCGTCATCGCCCACAAGGTGGACCGGGTCGGGGAGCGACGGTGGTCGCCGACGCTGTTCGGTTTCGGCACCCAGTCGCTGAAGGGGCTCGCGAGCGACGCGCTGCACGGCCACCGGGACGGCTGGTCACCGCTGTGGTCGCCGTACCGGTTCTCCGACCATCCGCCGCGGCCGGGGCTCTGGGCGGTGGAGCCGCATCTCGGCTTCCGTGGGACGGGCGCGAAGTTCGAGGAGATCCTGGTGGTCACGGACTCGAAGGACCCGGAGCAGAGCGCGTTCTGGCTGGATGACGATCTGCCGCATGTGCGCCGCTGGGCCGAGGAGGAAGCGGCGTCGGCGAGGCACCGGGCGGGCGGAGAAGCGAGCAGGAGGGATTCGTGAGCGTGGGGATCGAGGGCGCGCGCGAGCGTCGGGTGCGTACGGGCGGGATCGAGCTGTGCGTCGCCGAGCTCGGCGACGAGACGCAGCCGACGGTGGTGCTGGTGCACGGCTATCCGGACAGCAAGGAGGTGTGGTCCGAGGTCGCGTCCAGGCTGGCGAAGCGTTTCCATGTGGTGGTGTACGACGTCCGCGGGCACGGCCGCTCGACGGCTCCGGTGCCGCTGCGCGGCGGTTTCACGCTGGAGAAGCTGACGGACGACTTCCTGGCGGTCGCGGACGCGGTCAGCCCGGATCGTCCGGTGCATCTGGTGGGGCACGACTGGGGCTCGGTGCAGTCCTGGGAGTTCGTGACGGTGAAGCGGACCGAGGGGCGGATCGCCTCGTTCACCTCGATGTCCGGGCCGTCGCTGGACCACTTCGGGCACTGGATCAAGCAGCGCATGACCCGGCCCACCCCGCGCCGGGTGGGCCAGCTTCTCGGCCAGGGCGCCAAGTCCTGGTACGTGTACATGCTGCATACGCCGGTGCTGCCGGAGCTCGCGTGGCGCGGGCCGCTCGGCAGGCAATGGCCGAAGATCCTGCAGCGCATCGAGAAGGTGCCGGGCGGCGACTATCCGACGGCGTCGCTGCCGTCCGACGCGGCGCACGGCGCCTGGCTCTACCGGGACAATGTCCGGGCCCGGCTGCGGCGGCCCCGCTCCGACGCGTACGCGCACGTCCCGGTCCAGCTGATCACACCCACCGGTGACGCTTTCCTTTCCGAGCGGCTCTACGACGATCTGGCCGTGTGGGCCCCGAAGTTGGTGCGCCGGACGCTGCCGGCCAAGCACTGGGTTCCGCGCACGCGACCGGACCAGCTGGCTTCGTGGATCACCGAGTTCGTGACGGCCCACGAGGAGGGCGGGCCGGCCTGGCAGGCTCCCGCGATCACGGCGTCCGGCCGGTATGTGGAGCGGTTCGGTGGGCAGTTGGTGCTGGTGACGGGCGCGGCCAGCGGCATCGGGCGGGCCACGGCCTTCGCCTTCGCCGAGGTGGGCGCGCGGATCGTCGCCGTGGACCGGGACGGTGAAGGCGCCGCCAGGACCGCCGAGATGTGCCGGCTGATCGGCGCGCCCGCGGCCTGGCCGGAGACGGTGGACGTCGCCGACGAGGCGGCGATGGAGAAGCTCGCCGGGAAGGTCGCCGCCGAGTACGGCGTCGTGGATGTGCTGGTCAACAACGCCGGGATCGGTCTTTCCGGTTCGTTCTTCGACACGACGAGCGAGGACTGGCGCAAGGTCCTCGACGTCAATCTGTGGGGCGTGATCCACGGCTGCCGCGTCTTCGGCAGGCAGATGGCGGAGCGGGGCCAGGGCGGCCACATCGTGAACACGGCCTCGGCTGCGGCCTATCAGCCCTCCAAGGCCCTTCCCGCGTACGCGACGTCGAAGGCGGCGGTGCTGATGCTCAGCGAGTGTCTGCGGGCGGAGCTGGCCGGACAGGGCATCGGCGTCTCGGCGATCTGCCCGGGCATCGTGAACACGAACATCACCGCGACCGCGCGCTTCGCCGGGGTCTCGGAGGAGGAGCAGCAGCGCCGGCAGAAGAAGACCTCACGGCTGTACGGGCTGCGCAACTATCCGCCGGAGAGGGTCGCCGAGGCGGTCCTGCGCGCGGTGGTGGACAACCGGGCGGTGGTGCCGGTGACCCCGGAGGCCCGTGGTGCCCGTCTTCTGTCCCGTTTCAGCCCCGGGGCGCTGCGTGCGATAGCCAGGTTGGAGCCCCCGCTGTGAGCGGCCATGATGTGGTCTCGCCGCGAAGGCTCTGCCCGCCGGGCGGAGCCGCCGCGAAGCAGGGCGTCATGGGGCAGTGAGGAGTGGCCGTGTCCGGGGAGCATGCAGCGGAGTACCGGATCGAGGACCTCGCGCATCACAGCGGTGCGACGGTCCGGACGATCCGCGCCTACCAGGACCGCGGACTGCTGCCCAAGCCGGTGCGTCGCGGCCGGGCCAATGTGTACGGGGACTCTCATCTGGCCCGGCTGCGGCAGATCGCCGATCTCCTCGACCGGGGATACACCCTGGCCTCGATCAAGGAGTTGCTGGAGGCCTGGGACGCGGGGCGCGGTCTGGGCGGGGTGCTCGGGCTGGTCGCCGAGGTCCACGGCCCGTGGACGGACGAGGAGGCGGACCGGATCACCCGCGCCGAGCTGTACGAGACCTTCGGAGGGAAGCCGGACGAGGAGGCGATCACCGAGGCGGTGGAGCTCGGCGTGCTGGAGCGCGTCCCCGGACGGGACGACGAGTTCCTGGTTCCGAGCCCTCAAGAACTGGCGGTCGCGGCCGAGTTGTTCGCGGCGGGGGTTCCGCTGGCCGCAATCTCCGGACATCTACGGGAACTTCGCGGCCAGGTGG includes:
- a CDS encoding ABC transporter ATP-binding protein, which gives rise to MTTINIDHASRWFGNVVAVNDVTMTIGPGVTGLLGPNGAGKSTLINMMGGFLAPSTGTVTLDGQTIWRNETVYRQIGVVPEREAMYDFLTGREFVVANAELHGLGAKEAQHALATVEMEPAQDRKIATYSKGMRQRVKMASALVHDPSVLLLDEPFNGMDPRQRMQLMDLLRRMGAEGRTVLFSSHILEEVEQLASHIEVIVAGRHAASGDFRKIRRLMTDRPHRYLVRSSDDRALAAALIADPSTAGIEVDLQEGALRIQAVDFGRFTELLPKVAREHSIRLLTVSPSDESLESVFSYLVAA
- a CDS encoding M24 family metallopeptidase, whose product is MTSAVTRERTAELRGFREVQRLAYECAEAVAAQLGPGVTEREAARMQREWLRERGVRDWFHLPFAWFGDRTAFAGFRIPLQFFPTGRRLEAGMPFILDMAPVFKGFTADVGYSGCLGPHPLHDRLLADLRAHRELILREVRERRSLREIYEDVDRLMVRQGYANRHREYPFGVIAHKVDRVGERRWSPTLFGFGTQSLKGLASDALHGHRDGWSPLWSPYRFSDHPPRPGLWAVEPHLGFRGTGAKFEEILVVTDSKDPEQSAFWLDDDLPHVRRWAEEEAASARHRAGGEASRRDS
- a CDS encoding SDR family oxidoreductase, with amino-acid sequence MGIEGARERRVRTGGIELCVAELGDETQPTVVLVHGYPDSKEVWSEVASRLAKRFHVVVYDVRGHGRSTAPVPLRGGFTLEKLTDDFLAVADAVSPDRPVHLVGHDWGSVQSWEFVTVKRTEGRIASFTSMSGPSLDHFGHWIKQRMTRPTPRRVGQLLGQGAKSWYVYMLHTPVLPELAWRGPLGRQWPKILQRIEKVPGGDYPTASLPSDAAHGAWLYRDNVRARLRRPRSDAYAHVPVQLITPTGDAFLSERLYDDLAVWAPKLVRRTLPAKHWVPRTRPDQLASWITEFVTAHEEGGPAWQAPAITASGRYVERFGGQLVLVTGAASGIGRATAFAFAEVGARIVAVDRDGEGAARTAEMCRLIGAPAAWPETVDVADEAAMEKLAGKVAAEYGVVDVLVNNAGIGLSGSFFDTTSEDWRKVLDVNLWGVIHGCRVFGRQMAERGQGGHIVNTASAAAYQPSKALPAYATSKAAVLMLSECLRAELAGQGIGVSAICPGIVNTNITATARFAGVSEEEQQRRQKKTSRLYGLRNYPPERVAEAVLRAVVDNRAVVPVTPEARGARLLSRFSPGALRAIARLEPPL
- a CDS encoding ABC transporter permease, yielding MTTETSRIHNIGYRNYDGARLGRAYARRSLYTQSLRGAYGLGRSAKSKVLPMILFAVMCVPAAIVVAVAVATKMKELPLDYTRYAIVTQAVIGLFLAAQAPQSVSRDLRFKTVPLYFSRPIERVDYVLAKLGAMASALFVLTATPLVILYIGSLLAKMDFAEQSKGFAQGLVSVALLSLFFGGLGLVMAALTPRRGFGVAAVIATLTITYGAVSTLQAIAYETGSEGVVEWLGLFSPITLIDGVQTAFLGATTSYPGGQGPGTGAGVVYLLVVLALIAGSYGVLMRRYRKVGL
- a CDS encoding ABC transporter ATP-binding protein, with product MIVTESLSKRFPRVTALDRLSLDIGPGVTGLVGANGAGKSTLIKILLGLSPATEGRAEVLGLDVTTSGAVIRERVGYMPEHDCLPPDVSATEFVVHMARMSGLPPTAARERTADTLRHVGLYEERYRPIGGYSTGMKQRVKLAQALVHDPQLVLLDEPTNGLDPVGRDEMLGLIRRVYTDFGISVLVTSHLLGELERTCDHVVVVDGGRLLRSSSTSDFTQITTTLAVEVTDSDTHPDGTAALREALTAAGVTLHAGVEEGLPGAGHILLLEATGEETYDTVRDTVAALGLGLVRMEQRRHHIAEVFRPEAAAQPMEVPVR